CAAAGGTATAGTTCATTCGTTGTAAATATATCAAATTCGGCAATTCCTTTGACATTTTTAATGTCAAAACTTAACATTTTCAAAAGAAAATGTTAATCCTCCAACACCTAAAGGTGTTGGTTTCCTTGCCGAATTTTATATGAAAATTATTTTAATATCTACATATATAGATAGATTGTGTAAAACTATCTATTAAAATAGAGAAACGATTAAAAAGCTTCCCAAAGAAAATAGAATTATGAAAAATAATAAAAACAACAAAAGTAAGGTAAGTAAAAAAAATATTAAAGGCAAAAAAACAGAAACAAAGAAAATAATAACAGGAATAATTTCGTCTTTAAAACAAGGAGATAAATCTATAAGTGAAGTAGCCGAAGATGCGCATATTAATTGGGAAACAGCGCAAACTTATTTAAATATTTTAACTCAAACAGGAATTTTAGAAAAACAAACTCAAGGAAATAAAATAATGTACACCTTATTACAAAAACAGGAAAACACTTTGTTTGGTCTTCCTTTAAGCAAAGAAAAACAAAATATAATAAATTTCATATTCTCAAAAATAAAAGAAGAATATAAAAAACTGCATAATAAAGATCCAAATAGAACATATATGCAAAAAACAACAGTGGAAATAATAAAACAAGCAAATCTGAATATTCCTGTTGTATGGTATCTATATGGAAAAATATGCATATGTTTATACGCAGAAGATAAAGAATATGAATTTAAGAATTTTAAAGAAATGAAAGAAATAGAAAAAATAATAAAAAATAATATTAAAGAATATGATTTTGAAAGTACAAGAAAAATGAAAGAAAAACAATATAAAGAAAATTCCATTTATCAGATTAAAGAAATTTTAAATTCAAAATTATTGGAAAATAGAAATATTCAAAAAGATTTTATGGAATTTTATAAAGAGATAATTCAAAATGGATTGGATGGAGAAACAGCAGATATATTAAACGAATTCTCATCATTAATTTATGAAAATCAAGATTTATCTCATTTATTTAATGAAATTTGGAGATTTATAGCTTTAAAAATAGCTTCAAAAGATTTGGAAAAATATTATTCTATAGAACTGTTAAACTATTTATTTGAAGATAGAGTAAAAGAACAGGAAAATATTATTAGTGATATTTTTAGAGAGATATTTGAAAAAATCGAATACCCAGAAACAGATAAAAAACTTATAGATCTTCAAGAAAAAACAAGTAAGAAGGCTGAATAAGTTTTATTTTAGTATCAAATAAAATAAAATCTTGAATATTTTGAGTAATTAAATAATCTGAACCAGTTTTCTCAGCTAAAATAACATGTAATGCATCTTTCCAATTATTAAACTTTTTTGCTTTTATCATATCTTGGTCTGAATATTTAATATAAATCATATTGTTTGATAAAAACTTCTCAAGATTCTGAAATTCTTCACAATTATAAAATTTAAGTTCCTCCAAAACCCAATTAGAAACAACTAATTTATATTGTCCTTTAAGTACAGAATTAAAAACAATCAAAGCTTCTTTACCCACATCACGACCGCGTTCTGTTTTCCTTTTATAAAAATAATCTAAGTAAATACAAGTATCACAATATATTTTTTCCAAATTATCACCTAATCGCATACATAATAAATTCAAAACTTTATAAACAATTACAAAGAGTACATTTCCGGCTTTATCGTCGTTAAATGTTTTATTTCTTAACTTTCAGCCCTTTTTTTATCATCACATAAAAGCGCAATTAAAGTTATTATATTTTCAACAAGGCGCAAAGGAGTGAATTATTTTGAGAGATAAAACATATATTTTTATTTTTTGCCTGTGTTATAAATACGATTTTTCTTTTTCATAAAAAACTATTTTTAGAAACAATTATAAATTTTCTTGCTGAATATTTTAAATTGGGTGATAACATGTTTGGAATATTCAATAAAAATCCTACATCAGATCTTAAAAATAAAGAAGAAGATGAATTATATAGGCAAATTAGATTTGAAAAATTTAAAAAAGAAACTGAAGCAGGTATTCTTCCTAGGATATGCGTTGAAATTTTCGGAACTAAAAAAAAGAGAATGCGTGATTTTGAAGAGAAATACAGAGAACTTACAGACAATGAAATTGATGAAACAATCGAACATATTGAAAACAAACTAAGAATTCTTAACAAAGAACCGCGGTTTTATTATAAGATCCATAAAGTAATTGAAATACATCCCACATCTATTATTTTCGGAAGATATAACCTTCATCATAACACACAAACAATTTTGGAAAACATGGAAGATTTATGTGATTCCCCAAATCCTCTTTCTTATGGTAGTATTAAAGTATTTTTTCATATTGCTGCTAATCTAGCACCAATACCTGCATTAGTTGATCCATTCCCTATTTCTAGGAGAAGTATGAAAATTACTCCTCTTTTACATCGCCGGGCAGATGGAAGAATCAATAAGGTTGTTTTTCATAAGTTAAAACCACTTGGTTTTTCATACCCCTTTGGCTCATCTATTGATCCAAAAAACTTTAGTTATTATATGGGACTTTTAAGAATATTTAATTGGATAATGAAAGATGAAGACTTTGGTGGAATACCTGTGATTGTTCCTGAAGAAGGTATTAAAATGGAAACAGAAATTGAACTTGAAAAACAATCACTAATAAAATTCACTGCACAAATAAGAAAGGTACTTAAGAATCCAAAAGTAATGTATCCTCTACATTTTAATACCACTCCACGCGAGAGAATTGAATTTATAGGCGCATTTCCTTTACTTGGTGATGATTGTAAACTTTAAACATATTAAAAACAAGTTTAAAATTCCCTGTCTGAATATAAATTAAATAACTTAGGAAAGATTTGTGTGTTCTAAAAGTTTTAGAAATAATTGGAAAATAATTATTGAACAACATTCTCAAAACTCTCCAAAACATAAATCTTTTCACAAAAGAAAGGGGATTGGGGCACTGATATTATGTTGGGGTACTCAAACTTATTTCCCTATTGATAGGGAAAGATTTATAAAATGTTTCCTCCCTAAATATGTTTATGGAAAATGATCGTATCAAGCAATATATAATGGATTTTCAAGGGAAAGATTTTTCTTCGATTATATCTAGAAATATTGAGATCAAACCTTCAAACAAAATACATACTATTATTGGGCCGAGAAGAACAGGTAAAACATACTTAATGTACAAACTGATAAATGATTTAAAAGTTTCTGATATAAATCGAAATCAGATGGTATATCTTAACTTTGAAAATCCTCTTTTTTACGATTTAAATTTTAAACAAATAAGAGAAATAATTGAATTACATTGGTCTTTGTTTCCTGAAACAACAAATAAAAAACTGCATATATTTATTGATGAACCGCAAGTGATAAAAAATTGGGAAGTAGCAATACGAGAAATTTATGATAATTTTAATTGCCACATTTTTATTACTGGGTCTTCATCAAAATTATTGAGTAAAGAAATTGCAACTTCTCTTAGGGGAAGAGCAATAACCACTCATTTATTGCCCTTATCCTTCAAAGAATTCCTAAAATTTAGAAAATTTGAGAGTAATGTAAATAAATTGAATACAAAAGAGAAAGCAATTTTATCAAACCTTTTTGATGAATATCTAAAGTTTGGGGGATATCCTGAAATATCACTCGAACAAAACGAAACTGAAAAACTCAAAATATTAAAAAATTATTTTGATTTAGTTATATATAAAGATTTAATTGAAAGATACAAAATAACAAATACAAAGTTGATAAAATGGTTTATTGATTATCTAATAAGTTCTCTAACTAAAGAAACTAGTATAAATAATGTTTATAATACTCTTAAGTCAAAACAAATTAAAATTAGTAAAAATACACTTTATGATTACTTCAGTATGCTTGAAGATTCTTTTTTCATTTTCCCAGTAAGAAGATTTGATTATTCAATAAAAAATGAAAACCTATCAATTCCTAAAATATATCTTAATGATCATGGATTTTTGAATTTATTTAGTATTGAAGAGTTCGGAAAAAGAATAGAAAATATTGTTTATCTCGAACTGCTTAGAAAACAGCATATAAATCCCATTCAAAAAATAAATTATTGGAAATCAGCAGATAATAAAGAAGTTGATTTTATTGTTGGAGAAGGTAAAAACATAAAACAAGCAATTCAAGTATGTTATGATATAAACGATGAGAGAACAAAACAGAGGGAAATAACTTCATTAGTTCGTTGTTTAGAATATTTCAAATTAAAAGAGGGTTTGATAATAACAAGAAATACAAAATCTGAAGAAAAAGTGGATGGAAAAAAAATAAGAATAATACCAATTATTGAATGGCTTTTAATTAAGTAAAGATCTCCTGGAAAATTAATTATAATTGGATTAAATTAATATAAAAATACCCCATTTAAGATAGTTATCTTACAAAAATATAAAAAATGTAAGATAACTTTTCTCTTCGTAAAAGTTAGGTACACATTTTCTTTAAAAATGTAAGATAACTTTAAAAAGACATGCACGTATATACTATATATGAGAATCACAAAAAAAATAATAAAAGGTAAAATGTATTATTATTTGGAAAAAACTATTAGAATAGAAAAACCAAAAACATATTCTATTTATTTAGGAACTAAAATTCCGGAAGAAAGAACAGAATATGAAAAAAAACTAATCAATAAAATATATTTAGATTTAATTGGAAAAAAAGAAAATTTATATTTAACTAAACAAGAATTAATTGACACCGAAATTTTATTTAAACGATATTTAAAAAGAACTTCTAAATTGACAAAAACACAAAAAAATGAAAAAGAAGAAATAGATACAATAAATTTTGTTTATACCACTTTAAGCACAGAAGGAGTCCCAATAACAAGACAAGATGCAAAATTGGCATATAAAATATCTGAAAAAAAAGTAAAAAATATCAGAGATGAAAATTTAAAAGTTTCTTTAGATATGATAAAAGGTTTAAGAAAAATAAAAGAAAGTAAAAAAGGAATATCAAAAAATTTAATTTTAGAATTGCATTCAATAATCATGGGAGAATACAAAGACAAATTTCCAGGAATCCTAAGAAAAAAACAAATTTATATTTATTTAAGAGATTCAGAAAGATTTGAAGAAATAAGATATAGACCTCCAGAACCTAAAAAAATAATAAAGTTATTAGATGAGTTAATAATATGGTATAACTCAAATGTAGATAAATTAAATTCAATAGAATTTGCAGCAATACTTCATCTTAAATTTTATAAAATTCATCCATTTACAGATGGGAATAAAAGAATTTCACGTCTGTTGTTAAATAAAGCTTTAATTGATAATAATAAAGAGATTTTAAATATTTCAAAAAACAAAGAAAAATATTTTGACTCATTAATCAATTGTGTTGAAAATAATGATGAAAAACCATTTATTAGATTCTTATTAAGCGAATTTAAAGAAGCATGTAAATCATTTATTCCTTAGTACTTGGAAAATTGATAACAGATAAAATAAAATTATATTAATAATCCCACTTCATCTTTAATCATATACTCCGCTAGATCAAAGTATATTATAGATGGAAAATCTGTAAACGCTTGCAACTCTACAACTTTAGGATTCGTTAGTTTTTTATCAAACATTATGTCTACTCCCACAAATTTTAATCCAATAGCGTTAGCAGTTTCTAACGTTATTTTTTTTATTAAAAACTGGGTATGTTCAGATAAAGTTGTATAGGGGTGGTGTATTACTTTTCCACCCTGTGAAAAATTTGTTATTTCTTTAACCGGTTCATTTAATCTAATAAAAAAATGTGGGGCCTTATTTCCAATTGAATACGCACGTACATCAAATTTATTATTATATATTTTTGGAGTTAAAATTTCCAATTCTACAATTACATCCTGTTCAAGAAGTTGATATATTAAACTTTTTTGTCCGGTTATATCAGTAAAAGGCCATAAACCATTCAATTTATAATTAATCAACTTACCTTTTTCAACTTTATAATTAGTAACCCATTTTTTACGATGCATTACTGTAATCCCCTTTCCCTCAGCACCATATCTACATTTTATAAAAATCGCCCTTGTATTACTTACTCTATCTATAAGATCCTGTATAGAATAATATTCTAACGTTTCTGTTGTGGGAATATTATAATCTCTAAGAATTTCAACTGTTTTAAGTTTATCTCTATCAATTGCTGCTTTTTCAGGTTCAATAATAAAATTTAATCTTTTAGCTCCAAATTTATCCTCTAATTCTGTTTTTATATTAATAAAAAAATCTCTAAATAAAGTATATGAAGATTTAGAAGTTCCGTAGAGTTTTGTATCCTTCGGAGTTTCACAATTGTTATTCCAAAAAGTAAATGGGAAAAAAAACATTACATTTATTTTATCTGTTTTAAAATCAGAAACCGTGTCTAGTTCATGATAATCTGCAGTTTTAACATCAATTCCCATATTTTGTGCAAAAGTAATAACTCTTTTCCTATTCCTATCTGAATAGGTCGTATCTCCTTTTCCAAGAACTAATAAACTTTTCATATCCATACCTTTTACTCTAATTTACTGACTTCTGTTGATTCCGGTTTAAATTTATCCCATTCATAATTAGAAGGATTGATAACTGCTTTTTCTATAGCCTTTTCTAATTCGTCATTTTGTTTAAAATTAGAAGTAATTTTCTTTATAATTGGTAATATCTGAAAATCATAAAGTTTACTTGAAGTAATTGGGACTAATCCAGGATATCCATATATACTTATATGTACTCTGTCTTCTTCAATATAAAATGTATTAACATAATCTGTGGGTTTAATAGTTTCAATAGGATTAGGAAAATCTACTGAAAGATCAAGAATTATTAAATTTGATTTTGAATTAACTATATCCTCCCTGGTAACTAGATACTCTTGATTTATTCTTTGTTCTTCAGGCCAACAAATTGCATTTATTAATAAATCTGCATCTTTTAACCACATATTTAATCTTGAAAGTTCTTCCCTCCTCATGATCTTATAATTTATTCCTAATTTGGAACATGCGGTTATTGCTCCTGTTC
The DNA window shown above is from Candidatus Micrarchaeia archaeon and carries:
- a CDS encoding helix-turn-helix domain-containing protein, which encodes MKNNKNNKSKVSKKNIKGKKTETKKIITGIISSLKQGDKSISEVAEDAHINWETAQTYLNILTQTGILEKQTQGNKIMYTLLQKQENTLFGLPLSKEKQNIINFIFSKIKEEYKKLHNKDPNRTYMQKTTVEIIKQANLNIPVVWYLYGKICICLYAEDKEYEFKNFKEMKEIEKIIKNNIKEYDFESTRKMKEKQYKENSIYQIKEILNSKLLENRNIQKDFMEFYKEIIQNGLDGETADILNEFSSLIYENQDLSHLFNEIWRFIALKIASKDLEKYYSIELLNYLFEDRVKEQENIISDIFREIFEKIEYPETDKKLIDLQEKTSKKAE
- a CDS encoding ATP-binding protein encodes the protein MENDRIKQYIMDFQGKDFSSIISRNIEIKPSNKIHTIIGPRRTGKTYLMYKLINDLKVSDINRNQMVYLNFENPLFYDLNFKQIREIIELHWSLFPETTNKKLHIFIDEPQVIKNWEVAIREIYDNFNCHIFITGSSSKLLSKEIATSLRGRAITTHLLPLSFKEFLKFRKFESNVNKLNTKEKAILSNLFDEYLKFGGYPEISLEQNETEKLKILKNYFDLVIYKDLIERYKITNTKLIKWFIDYLISSLTKETSINNVYNTLKSKQIKISKNTLYDYFSMLEDSFFIFPVRRFDYSIKNENLSIPKIYLNDHGFLNLFSIEEFGKRIENIVYLELLRKQHINPIQKINYWKSADNKEVDFIVGEGKNIKQAIQVCYDINDERTKQREITSLVRCLEYFKLKEGLIITRNTKSEEKVDGKKIRIIPIIEWLLIK
- a CDS encoding Fic family protein — its product is MRITKKIIKGKMYYYLEKTIRIEKPKTYSIYLGTKIPEERTEYEKKLINKIYLDLIGKKENLYLTKQELIDTEILFKRYLKRTSKLTKTQKNEKEEIDTINFVYTTLSTEGVPITRQDAKLAYKISEKKVKNIRDENLKVSLDMIKGLRKIKESKKGISKNLILELHSIIMGEYKDKFPGILRKKQIYIYLRDSERFEEIRYRPPEPKKIIKLLDELIIWYNSNVDKLNSIEFAAILHLKFYKIHPFTDGNKRISRLLLNKALIDNNKEILNISKNKEKYFDSLINCVENNDEKPFIRFLLSEFKEACKSFIP
- a CDS encoding YheC/YheD family protein, with protein sequence MKSLLVLGKGDTTYSDRNRKRVITFAQNMGIDVKTADYHELDTVSDFKTDKINVMFFFPFTFWNNNCETPKDTKLYGTSKSSYTLFRDFFINIKTELEDKFGAKRLNFIIEPEKAAIDRDKLKTVEILRDYNIPTTETLEYYSIQDLIDRVSNTRAIFIKCRYGAEGKGITVMHRKKWVTNYKVEKGKLINYKLNGLWPFTDITGQKSLIYQLLEQDVIVELEILTPKIYNNKFDVRAYSIGNKAPHFFIRLNEPVKEITNFSQGGKVIHHPYTTLSEHTQFLIKKITLETANAIGLKFVGVDIMFDKKLTNPKVVELQAFTDFPSIIYFDLAEYMIKDEVGLLI